Within the Tachysurus fulvidraco isolate hzauxx_2018 chromosome 3, HZAU_PFXX_2.0, whole genome shotgun sequence genome, the region GGTGGGTAATTCTCAGCACAGCAGCTACCGTGATTGTAGTGGATGTTGCACTGGCAAGGAGCTTTGTTGGTTCCACCCACCAAAGCGCTCCAACTTACATCAGAGCCGTGGTAAGAAACACAGTACTGATGACTCACCTCCGGGTTGGTGCAGTATTGTTAATCCACATCCATTTCTGATCTTCTGAATAATGGAGCCCAATCCAGTAAAACATGTTCCCGTCATCAGTTAGAAATTTCTACAGTAAGAAAGACAGAATGCATACCAGTAAGATATACACCTTTAACTTGTCTTTTATAGTGATGTTTCAGTTGGAGTGGCTGAGCGATTGACTGCTTAACCTGCACGCGTTCATTGTTGATGACAACCAGGTCTCCACCCTTTTTCTGACATGCCTCCCTGCTCTTCTGCCATGGTAGACGCTGCTTAGAAATGAAGTAGCAAGAGTTCTCAAACTTTTCCCAGCCATCCTTGCACTCAAAACACTGACACTCTGCAGAGAAACAGCAGGttttaactagatttgtaaagattgtcgtgacaaactttaaTGTTGGCTTTTatgatgcaagtattcgcaaaggccggtgctttttggaggtgagtggacataagggtcttACTTTTGGAatcaagtagacagaaagctagggtgcacaaaacatttggaggtaagtgaagacgagcatgtgatgtcgttcaaatactcttgaggaagttccccacattgttctgagtgttttgatatgccacatgtccatgttgtgcaattgttttattttcacgtgacatcacgtgacgtcacgtgatgtcatctgaatacctgtgaggaagttcccctcattgttctgagtgttttgatatgtcacacatccatgttgtaaaaagttttttgattttgcatatttttgggCGGCGCTGCGGGAAAACCGAAAGGCCAGTtggtatcaccctaaaggagctggccgagtttggtgtagatagttcaaaagcttgctgagttataaacctccaaagtttataatgggagtactcggatcgcttagaaaagtaatagcaacaaacttcagatcagggactacaacatatccgaatttggttcatgtggctcgaaagctctaggaggagttactcttgataattttttgtctaagcttaaataggaaaacagaatgttggcttctacaaagccaataTAATAAACAGCTCATACTGTAGGTATGAAAGAAATGACTAAGATGGAAAAGCATCTATGGTTATTGTGAATGTTAGGATATGGTTGGGTTTTACCTTGGTTTGAGGTGACATCAATGAGATCTGAACACATCTggctggactggactggacaaAAGATGAATTTCCCATTTTAGATAGaaaacttattattatattatttctacCTATATATCTAAGGCAGCATTTGCCCACGTAGTATCAAAATGATTAACATTAcagaaaatatgaataaatgacaacaactacaacaacaacaaaaacaacaacaacaaccataacaacaacaaagaagCCAAACCATAATTTATCAATTACTGGAAAAGTTGTGTGGACGAATATAAGATTAAGAATCATTAGCTTAACATACTATGCATTGCAAATTGTCTTACTTTTAATTGAGTTTCTATCACATTCAGTGTAACACAATGGTGTCTTATTTGTACGCCATCTAGTGGCATGACCCCAAAAGTTCAAAAAGGGCAAATAAATGGTTGCTGTTTAGATAGTGttgtgctataataataataatttttaaaaaagctccAACAGTtggtgtttatattaatacgcAAAAATGTTAATGTAGTCATTGTAAAACTGTAAGACACCCATCTCCAATTTACCCTCTGCAGTGGGAATAAAATGCATACaaaaagcaatttttttatttgtgaccAGGCTGGAGCTATACATGTTCTGTTGTTTTCTTACACTTTTTGTTGCACTAGTTTGGTGTGAATGAgtcagtaacacactaatcactaatGTTTTACTTACACTTCATAGCCAGAGCAAGAACCACAGCCAGCAAGAGCAAAGAGAGAAcgataaaaacagcagaaatcaTCTTGTACAGACGAACTCTCCTGTAAATATCTAAACATAACAGAAATATACAGTTAAGTCAACACCGGACATGTAGAAACAACTGAAACTAGAAGTGTGTGCTTATATACACATTTAGTTTTCACTGTGGTCAGTTTCTTCAATTCTCCAGACACTTTCACATCCTCGTAGGGAAGTCAGCAGGGTTTAATGTGAACGTGTCACTTTTCATGAAGTGTAACATTTTACAGTTCAACATGAATATGCTTGCAAAACTATCAGCTCACTTAAATGTCATCAGATTCTTAATCTGGATTACAAGTGATATGTACACAGATTGCTCCTTAACAACATTCACTATTTGTCAGCAGGTTTGCTTGGGTAAATATTCAATACCTTTAGACTAGTACTTGATATAAAAATCGCTATACTTGCTATAAATTTGGTTGGGGCAAGTTTTCCCAACTTTGTACAGTACACTATTTGGGAGAGACAAATACATCTTTTTGTGCATACATCTTGGCAGATTTGCTGTAGGTTCTTGAGTTTGCATGGATGTTGTGACCACAGATTATCATTAGTGTCAGGGGTAGTGTTCGAATTGTGGGTCCCCACATTCTTGTTGGTTGTAAACACATCTgacctaaaaaacaaaaaccttatCCCATTTGTTAGCTAGGTTGATTTCCGGGTGAAAAAGTGTGCTTTTATGTTAATTAAGGGGTATATTTTCCCCAAAAAAGATTTAATATGCTCTCATGCTGTCATGAAGTCCTCACCCCTCAGTGGCATCATCAAGACCCTTGTTGGTAGCTACAGGTGCAACATCAGGCAGTTCATGAGCTGAATGTGAAGCAACAGCAACTCTTCACTACATTTCTTCAGGATAGACTGAAAATCAATGGCAACTTCAGATCATGGTCCAGGAGAATCCACAGTGGCTGCAGCAAACAACCTGCACATTATGCTGTCTTACAAGGGACCCCATGATGATGCAGAAGCTTTTTTTGAACTATTTGTCTATTCAGTTGTAGTGTGGGGGTAACCAGAGACCTGTGGTAAACCTGCTGGAGTACACAAACCTGAACAAAGCCATCTTGTACTTGGTTGGCCACATGCCCAAACAACATCATCAAGGTAACGCCCAGACATGCATAGTGAGTCGACCACCTGTTTGCTTTGCCTAGCAGCTGTAAGACACCAATCAAAGGTGGTTGCTGGCAGAAtagagcagtttgtaatcagagtGCCTGAAGGGATGGTAGAATAGGTCCGGTGCTATTGGCCACCATTGCTGGAGAAGGTGGTCTCACTGGTTGAGGAAAACTCGTCAGTGTATCCAGAGCAAGCAaatccctcttctctctctctctctctctctctctctctctctctctctctctctctctctctctctctctctctctctcatctccatCCTCTTTCCCCTTTTCTACTCACTTTGGTAACTGAGTAGGTGTACAGATATTCATATTAAAGTTGATGGCATGTGTAGTATAGGAGTTAGGCATTAAGGTCTGGCAGATACAAAATCATTAGTAGTCAGGGAGGATAGTGAAAGGGGGTCTGTAGGGTTAAGGAGTGAAGTTGTAGAGCTTGCATGTATCTTGTGCACATGCTTTTAGCAGAAGTTACAGCAGGTAAGAACTTGGACAGGAAAGAGACAAGCTATGTTTTGAGTTCTGATTTCCTCCACTTTCCCCTCACTGCAGTTAATTCTTTCTGATTGGTGTGAAACACTGAGACAAAAGAAACCTGTACCTTTACCCCTCCTAattttacatactgtagaaaTGTAATTCTGTGGAGTGGTCCAGATCTCAGTTATTggcaaaaaaagaagagagcCATTTAGAGACACCCAAATGGTGTGCTGGAGcaaactaaaaacacaaaacttcaCCAAAAGAGCAGAGGCATGATGGTGGCAGCATCTTGCCTTGTGGCTGCTTTTCTTTTCCTAAAAATTTGGTTTTAATTGAGGAGGACGGAGTCATGAATTGCTGTACGTTTTGGCACAAAACCTTTAGGTGTCTGCCAGAAAGTTGAAAATCGCCTGATTTGAGATAATTCAAAGCATCTATCCATATCACAAAAGCCGTCGCGCCCTTTAACTCATAGTCTGTTACACATATTCGCAACTCATCTTGTTTTCAGTAGAAATTTAACATGGGTTTAAATTGAAAGCTTGATACAGTtaccatttatttgtttgtttttactataTAAAACATGAATCCATTCATTTAGCCTCAGTCTGTGTTTTGTATTATTCCTTTTGCAGTTGTAAAGGATACAAATGCATGCATTAGTTTAATTTCTGAGAAACGGATCATATGGATGATGATTTTCAATCAGTGCTTTGAGTAAGCACGTTATCCTGTTCAGCAATCATAGGTGAGTATACCAGACACAAGTGGATAAAATGACTGTATTTTTAAACCTGAAATCCGTCCCTGAAACTAACACGCATGCCATCAAGTTTAGTCTAAATATAGTATAGACTTCTTTCAGTTTTGCAGTTGTCTCACGAGGTTTAACTCATGCAATTCTTGTCAGAACTATTTTACTTCTGTATTCATTTTAACAGGATTAGACCATATCAGACAAgtgagatgtgtttttttttttaaataaacacatttgtatatgaattatatatgtTACCTTCACTGTGTTTTGGAGTGGCACCGGTCACAGACATATAAACATTTTCTGATGGCTTCTCCAATTTGCTGTACACATTGGCTTCTTCTGCTGTTGCTTCTTCTTTTTGggctctttctttttcttccactttctcagCTTTTATAGAAAGAATTTATTATGACTAAGAGGTTTGAATATGgggaaataatgtatatttttgcacaagaaaaaaaaggatataaattccagaaacatttataaaagaaatattatGAAAGCCTCATAATATGTGATCGATATTTAGCTAAGTGTGTGAAAAATACTTTGTCAGGTTAGAGACTTGATTCAATTgatcttttttattctaaatgaaaaatgaatcataaattaaatgtaatgtgtcAGGATTAGGTCATATAGatagttatttattaaataacatattattttttatttatatttaattaaataagtaagttaaattaaataagttaaataagttatttattatgtaacttatattatttatatttataattaatttataaccaCACTGgtaattttaaaagttttacatCAAATGATCAaccattttaatacatttttgtattaaattcatttataaagtatagaaaaataataagtagtttttgtattttcatATAACCTCCTACCTTCAAGCAGTTCTTTCAAGTTTTTTAAGTACAGTAAGCAAAGTATTACCGTCATTGGGTTTTGGAGAAGAAGTAGATGGTAAAAGATTGTAAACATTTTCCTGTTGATGTTTCAGTTTGCTGgactcttctttttctttttttgtttctccttcTATATCCATATTCAAGGTAGTTTAAATATTAGAGGTTTGGGGGGGAACAAATAggcaaaaaaaagcacaatcaGGAAACTCGGATAATCAAAAACTGGGAGCTATTAAGAAATCCAATTACGTCATagattaagttttatttatattttattttcctacCTTTTAATCCATCCATTTTGCCTTTCTCTTCATCCTTATTGTCTTGATCTCCTGGAGTGAGCTCTTTCATCTCCACCTCAGCTACTTTTCTGTCTTCCATGGTTTCTCACTTTGTGTGGGATCTTATTCTGTTGTCTTGATCAGACTAAATCTATTACTTATAGGAATGATCAGGAAGGATGTCTACTGTAGTCAAAACAGGAAAATTACTGTTCAGAACAATTCACAACAGTAGCATTAGGTCATACCCTTGATTGCTTCATACTTAATCACGCATTCATATTAACACACCATTTACACAGAACAAgcacttctctctttctttaactGCTGTATTTACTGGAAAAGACccgttttatatttttactaaaTATATTTTGGCATTTGTTGTAAATCATCCGCATTTGCAGATGTATTATTAAGAGCTGTATTTCCCGGCAAGTGACTTcaataatgtttcatttctcGAACTTTTATTGTTGTTCATCACCTGAATTTGATAAATCAGTTCAAAATAATAAGCATCAGTTATGTTGgcttgtagaagccaacattctgttttgcttattcCTTTTttgacaaaaatttatcaagagtaactcctcttTTAAGCCACATACACCAAAATCGGTGTTCGAgcttctttagggtgatactcagGACAAAGTGAAATCAGTGTATCGACAGGCCTTTCATTTTTTCTGAAGCCCTGCcgccaaaatatgcaaaatcaaaaaacgttccacaaaataaacatgtgatatatcaaaatactcagcacaataaggggcATTGCGTCAAGAGTATTCAAATGACATCACATGTAACAtgcagccctgcccccaaaataaaaaatgtacacaaaatggacatgtgatatatcaaaacactcagcacaatgatcTGAATTGCATCAAGGGTATTTgggtgacgtcacatgctctACTTGCCTCAAAAAGTATTGTACCATGGCATGCCGAAATTTAGGAATACTTGCTCTGACAATCCAACATCAACGTTTATCACAACAAACTTTAAAAATCTAGTTGAAACATTGTTCCAGGTTTTTTCTAGATTTATGCAAACAAGGTctttattatagtatattttgTGACCAAAATTATAACTTTCTACCAAAAATGAACAGCaattttattgttaaatgtgATCTAGTAATTGCAAACATTTCATCAGAAATCTTATCAATATTGTTTGGGATAATGATAAAAACAATGTGAAAAATACTTAAAGATGAAATATTTGAGAGTATACAGGATAAAGATTTTTTGGTCAAAATGTTCAATTTAATggacaaaacaaatatatattttgttgacTTACTGTTCAAACCCACGTAAATCAGTTGCATGAGCTTCTCTATGCTCACACTACAGATGAACATTTTACTGTAGTAACTGCTCTTCAACGTCACAAACACTTCTATataattgtttatataaatgagTCAGTgggcttttgtgtttgttttgctacttattttttttaagttgatgTTCTTGATGTTCTTGTTTTTAATGTCaatataaaaagtattaaaacactaagttagaattttttttatttcattttatttcattaaatcattaatttTTCAAAGTTCAGGCTTCATCTGTATAACAAGCTTTCACACAGAGTTACCTAGTTTACTCAGTTTACTCAATTAATCAAAGTTTGATATGATTTTTAACactctttctaaaaaaaaactttattctaAAATGAATGTATAAGCCTTCAATACATTTACTGTAATTGCAGTGACAAGTTCGTGTGACACCAAACCCAAACCATGCAGAAGAGTCATTGTTGTTTCACTCGTTTTAAGTGAAATGActaagcactttatcctggtcaaggtttcagtatttatttattatgttttatttattatgttttcagtatttatttattatgttttatagtGGCACAAGAGCCTgaatttaaaaagtaaacaaaatgacTGTACTTTAAATCATAAACTTTCCctgaaacatgacaaaaaaaagagaatttattCATGTCATCAGATTTAgtctaaataaagaaaagactaAATTTAATTTTGCTTTTGACTCAAAAGGTCTTTCatggttcttcttcttcttcttctttgcaaGGACCTTCCCATTTAGCCTATAAATATAACCACCTTCTCCATGCATTAAATCTCATTTAACCCCCAACTTTAATGTGTAGTTGTGACACATATATGGTTtaacaagtttatttatttcatttatttttgaccTGTATCATCTTTATTGTGTTTTGCAGTGGAACTGGTCATTGCAGTAATTTTCTGATGAATCTTTCAGTTTGCGGTACACATTAATTTCCACTGCTACTTTCTTAAAGTTTGCtacttcttccttttctttttcttcctctttctcattttttatgGGAAGTAGAAATAATGACCAAGtgagaaaataattcaaaataacTTTAATAGAGACTTTAATATAGTTATGTTTATATCATCATGTTTTACAcgcacaaaaaaaatttaataaacaaaagcactgtAAATTAATCTAACAATTGGCATCCATGACATCACCATCAATGTCTATGTCGTacttattaataatatacactatatgactGAAAtacctataaaataaaattcaaacagAATACTAAAGTAAAACTAAAACCCTGTCCACCACCTAGTCACAGAGGTATAACAAAATGCATAAACAAACATCTCTGTACTATTTTAAAGGCAgctatatttaattttataatacatTCGGGAAACTTAGCATAATGTTTTATAGAAATCAGTGCAAGATTATTTTGTAACAGTGCAAGTAACAGCATTACAATTTACAAGTAATATAAGTACAGAGTCCCTTTCAATGAATACATTTAGCAAGTCGCATTTCCTAAATCATGAAAAATACATAGCATATCTACTTGATTGTGCATCACAGAACAGGATTGTTTTATGTGCTGATtctgtatttgttattatttatgaacTGCATTTGTAAAAGGTAAGTATAACAGTAAAATGAAGTTATTGAAGGCAACTGTAGCAGATATATGTGATGGTTATGGTTGTCATTCTCCAATTTTAACACTTCCGGCAGATATACTGTGACATCACATTACAGGAGTTTGAAAGCCAGTTGTTCAGGTCTGATGTCCCTCCATTTAGCAGTGCACAGGAGCCTTGACCGTCTGGTTTTGGCTGGCCATTGGACCAGAAGCTGATAATGAAAAAACAATGtttagtatgtacagtatgtaacaaACAATGtaacagacaaacacatgcgCTGACTGCACACTTTAATATGAATAACTGTACTCTTGCATcatcatgcaattatctaattaCCCAATCATATAGCAGCAgtgcagtgcataaaatcaaACAGATATAGATACATTTCAgcagttaatttaattcaaacatCAGAAATGGGGATGAAATTGTTCCCCAACAAATGGGGAAATCGTGTGAACATTGAGATTTTAACCAATGAATGTTtgctggtgccagatgggctggctGATAAAGTGAGAAACTCTGGAgcttctgggattttttttaccgTCACTAGGGTTTATACAATATCCAGTGAGCAGGCAGTCAACAGAACCAGGTTGATGATGTCAGaatccagcccggactttggccacatgcttttgtttatgtttggtgttcacatgtctgccctgcccttgtctcttcctccccacctctgcacaattgttcctcatgtgtctaattgttattagtatttagtcaaGCCGCATTGCCTTAAGCAGCACGGAATCATTGGTGTTGTCGCGTTGTTGTCATCTGTTGTCTTGTGTCTAGTCTATGttcctgtttcatgtttttttaagttattacacctgtttattttacgctatcctgcatttgggtctgtttttatccctgcgTCACTGACAGATGATGAGAAATGTCAGAAGAATTTGCTTCCTCTTTGTGTGCTATTATACTTCATATACATGCAGCTCTTTATCATAGCAAATACAAGCCAGCAGCTTTAGATAATGTTTACCTCAACCATCACAACAGGAAACAAATGTGATCGCAGAGACGTTTACTGTGGCATGAATGTTGGTGCCAAAAGGGCTgggttaaatcattttaataaataactgcTAATATCCTGGATTTTTCCCAAACATCTTGTTGATTAGAGAGGTCAAAGGAGACTGGACAGACTGGTCCAAACTGACAGAAATGCTTCagtagggttaggtttaggttaTCCACCTCAAAACTTTTTAAGGGCCCAATGTAAAGAGGTGCCAATTTCCTGGACTCTATCCACAAAGGCAGCTCTTCTGGTGCCATCCACTGATATCCTTTAACATCCGGTCTACCATTATAAATATCACCCCATCCCTTGGGACAATGGTAGGCCAGTGATAAAGTAAAGGGAAAGGTGTGATCATAGATAAGATGGCCTGGCAGTCCAGGACATAGGTCCGGAAATCTTTATCTATTGCGGGCCATGAGTTGAGGCAAAAAGAAGAGAACCTGTAGTCGGACAGAAAGGGGGACATAAAGCCTGCCTGATGGACCACCACCTGGATCTGGTTCCTGCTAAAGCACCCACTGTAGCAAACCCTTCTCCCAAACCCTACTACAAAGAAATGTTTGTCAGTGAGATTATAGAGGTGTTTTATTCAGTTTGCTCTAATTAATTTTTTGTATTAAGAATTTAAGAAGTTGCATTAAATCTTTAAGCTCAGAATTATTGTGACAGAAGTGAAAGGAGCAAATTTAGTAATACTCAGTGCAACTTAACTGTTGCtatgtatattttatgaatCCCCATTACTCTCTATATCAATGTTATAGGGACACTATACCAATGACCAGGTATTTTAAGTGGTGGATCATTTTCAGCACAGCAGCTGCACTGATTGCAGTGGATGTTGTTCTGGCTAATAGCCTTGCTGGGGCTCTTATTAAACACTTTGGCATTACTGCTGGGTTAAGAAACACACCACCCACCAAAGCTCTCTAACAAATAGCAAAACCGTGGTAAGAAACACAACACTGATGACTCACCTCCGGGTTGTTGTACTATTGTTAATCCACATCCATGTCTGATCTTCTAAATAATGGAACCCGATCCAGTACATAATGTTCCTGTCCTCAGTTAGAAACTTCTACAATAATAAAGACAGACACAAGTAAGATATACACCTATAACCTGTCTTTAATAGTGATGTCTGACTAAGCGATTGACTGCTTTACCTGCACACGTTCATTGTCAATAACAACCAGGTCTCCACCAAGTTTCTGACACGCCTCCCTGCTCTCCTGCCACTTTAGGCGGTCATCAGAAAAGAAGTAACAAGAGTTCTCAAACATCTCCCAATCTTCCGCGCACTCAGAGCACTTACACTCTGCAGAGAAACAGCAGGTTTTAATACACAGCtcataaatgacaaaaataaagataatgaATTCACACAAATGATAAAACGGACAatagaacaattaaagaaataaatatatatgaagaGCATCTAGAATTCTAAATCAGTATTTTTGAGCAGATTTGATGTTATAGGCTTTTACCTTGGATGCCCTTTAGTGGAGGACACTTGGTCTGACAAAGCTCACAATTTGGTTCAGCAATCTCTGGACACTTCGCATATGCTGAGGTTTGGACATCAGTGGAACACAGAAATAATatgaaaattgtattttatacagAAAACATACATATTAAAAGCAGTTTATTCAGCATCTTTGTGTGCGCAAAACAAGTACTGTATATTGCAGATAATACTAACACATAACTAATTATGTTATTTTAGAGATATTTGATGTCAATATAGAAGAAAAGACTTGATATGGCTCGTTACACCAAAAGTTCTTGTAGAATTCAATATACAAATTGATgcaatgaaattattttatttttgacaagCCTGTAAAAAAATCAGCTTTTGGACTAcaaatgaaaatttaaaaaagctaaatttgaaaaaaatagcCTAAATTTGAAAACCcttaagcaaaaataaatattcgTTATccaatacaattttattttttgctccatCATATTCAATGCTGTGTTTCATTTGTGCGCCATCTACTGGCAATAACtcaaaaagcaataaaaacaaaaatagccctgaagatagatagatagatagatagatagatagatagatagatagatagatagatagatagatagatagatagatagatagatagatagatagtttatgtagcaccaacatttcattcatttttctttgttaaattgtttagtttacatatttttttttttttttgtattttactaCATTcacaacattgtatttatgtGGAAAACAAAACCTGCATTTGAAAACTTAGCAGTTTTTCcccatattttctttttatcattttattaaatgctGTGCTGcactgttgttattgttgttgttgctgttgttgcttttttgtttgtttgtttgtttgtttgtttgtttgtttgtttgttttgcataatCCCTGTTAGCGGTCATAATCTTAACTCAAAAgacatatatattatttatatttatacatcaaAATGTTGATGAAGCCCTTTAAGATGGCCAATAAATAAAGTTACCACAGAAAACTAACAcataatattttctttatatgaGTGGTTGTCAACGTTTACAGCAACACTAGTTTGGTGTGAATGAGTCAgcaacatgctaaccactaatatTTTACTTACACTTCATAGCCAGAGCAAGAACCACTGCCAGTAAGAGCAAAGAGAGAACGAAGAAAAAAGCAGCAATCTTCTTGTACAGATGAAGTCTCCTGTAAATATCTACacatatgaaaaataaacatttagcacAACCCATAACATGTTAGAAATGGCACTCACTCTGAACTTTACGCAATTTTTTATGCTGTCAAAAAACATTGAGATCTGCAATATTTAAGCATACTCTGCTGTATGACATTGTGCAATTTTGGGCTGAGCTCCACGCTTAACATTCCTGTAaaagtgcattgttttctgtttaGAGGAACGTTTTATTCTTAGAAGTGAGGTTAACACAGCAATTGCTTAGAAGGTTGCTGCTACATGATTTCCAACAGACACTCAGTATGAAAAATTGAGCAGTGCATTTTTC harbors:
- the LOC113642857 gene encoding CD209 antigen-like protein 2 isoform X1, which codes for MEDRKVAEVEMKELTPGDQDNKDEEKGKMDGLKEGETKKEKEESSKLKHQQENVYNLLPSTSSPKPNDAEKVEEKERAQKEEATAEEANVYSKLEKPSENVYMSVTGATPKHSEDIYRRVRLYKMISAVFIVLSLLLLAVVLALAMKFQSSQMCSDLIDVTSNQECQCFECKDGWEKFENSCYFISKQRLPWQKSREACQKKGGDLVVINNERVQKFLTDDGNMFYWIGLHYSEDQKWMWINNTAPTRSFWSRGQPNPDSQGSCALLNGGKPQIHNWLSNPCEVLSFFICQKQ
- the LOC113642857 gene encoding CD209 antigen-like protein 2 isoform X2, with the translated sequence MEDRKVAEVEMKELTPGDQDNKDEEKGKMDGLKEGETKKEKEESSKLKHQQENVYNLLPSTSSPKPNDVEEKERAQKEEATAEEANVYSKLEKPSENVYMSVTGATPKHSEDIYRRVRLYKMISAVFIVLSLLLLAVVLALAMKFQSSQMCSDLIDVTSNQECQCFECKDGWEKFENSCYFISKQRLPWQKSREACQKKGGDLVVINNERVQKFLTDDGNMFYWIGLHYSEDQKWMWINNTAPTRSFWSRGQPNPDSQGSCALLNGGKPQIHNWLSNPCEVLSFFICQKQ